The Devosia sp. A16 genome includes a window with the following:
- a CDS encoding ABC transporter permease has translation MSLNQAIETAPPAIPLRARFGDWGTGLMLVAVWVLLVVATALYRPDFLSQQTVLAIAFTMSIVGVLAIGQGLVAISGGFIDLSQPAGMITASLVAVRLSEAGLPLPVVIVGAILTGMLWGAFNAAIIVFAKLNPVIVTLATNFIGLAALFLVFQLAEVPLNSPIYHFGRASFLGLPAIFWPMLALVLVVGFLLPRTRYGRRATAVGGNRAAAKARGISLKATRFAVFIAAGGFVGFAAVLFAATAGPFNPGSGNAMQLNIIAAVILAGISLAGGRGNFWMLLLSVGFLSTIPTSLVFFGLSSDTQSIFQGLILVIAVAIDGFRARKGTP, from the coding sequence ATGTCCCTCAACCAAGCCATCGAGACCGCGCCGCCGGCCATCCCGCTTCGGGCTCGCTTCGGCGACTGGGGCACCGGCCTCATGCTGGTGGCCGTGTGGGTGCTGCTGGTCGTCGCAACCGCGCTTTACCGCCCCGATTTCCTGTCGCAGCAGACGGTGCTGGCAATTGCCTTCACCATGTCGATCGTCGGCGTGCTGGCGATCGGGCAGGGCCTCGTCGCCATCTCGGGCGGCTTCATCGACCTCAGCCAGCCGGCCGGCATGATCACCGCCAGCCTCGTGGCCGTGCGACTCTCGGAAGCCGGCTTGCCGCTTCCGGTGGTGATCGTCGGCGCCATCCTCACCGGCATGCTCTGGGGTGCGTTCAACGCTGCGATCATCGTGTTTGCCAAACTGAACCCGGTGATCGTGACGCTGGCCACCAACTTCATCGGGTTAGCAGCCTTGTTCCTGGTGTTCCAGCTCGCCGAGGTGCCGCTCAATTCGCCGATCTACCACTTCGGCCGCGCCAGTTTCCTTGGGCTGCCGGCGATCTTCTGGCCGATGCTGGCTTTGGTGCTGGTGGTCGGGTTCCTGCTGCCGCGTACCCGTTATGGTCGCCGCGCTACTGCCGTCGGCGGCAATCGCGCGGCCGCCAAGGCCCGCGGCATTTCACTGAAGGCGACCCGCTTCGCCGTCTTCATCGCTGCCGGCGGCTTCGTCGGCTTCGCTGCGGTGCTGTTTGCGGCGACCGCCGGGCCCTTCAACCCCGGCTCCGGCAACGCCATGCAGCTCAACATCATTGCCGCGGTGATCCTCGCCGGCATTTCGCTGGCCGGCGGGCGCGGCAATTTCTGGATGCTGCTCTTGAGCGTCGGCTTCCTCTCGACCATTCCGACTTCGCTGGTGTTCTTCGGGCTCAGCTCCGACACCCAGTCGATCTTCCAGGGTCTGATCCTCGTCATCGCAGTCGCCATCGACGGCTTCCGCGCGAGAAAAGGAACGCCATGA
- a CDS encoding ABC transporter permease produces MTDTTASTLPPAPHHPWRELLTGSVASITFTFIAVVAVGWFWVGPKFLSFGNISIMGTFLIVPLIVGAFSGMALLSGVVDLSIGSMVGFSSAAFALLISLGWDPASAAAVTLVACLCFGGINAIAIVGFGAEPIAATLGMLVALRGIAWVLLGSQGAIFAFNIDMFNLVSTTVFGLPLFFLLAIGLTAMAAVIVTRTRIGRHVQAVGGDDKAAARAGISVRKVRVAALLLSSFGAGLGGIIYAAQLGSAARATGVGLEFQVYAALMIGGYSILRGGVGNPVGGALGLLAVAGVSNILDLKAISPYYVNIIVGLLLLAAVLLDRLRGGDAYE; encoded by the coding sequence ATGACCGATACCACTGCGTCCACCCTGCCGCCCGCCCCGCATCACCCCTGGCGCGAGTTGCTGACCGGCTCGGTTGCCTCGATCACATTCACCTTTATTGCCGTAGTCGCGGTGGGCTGGTTCTGGGTCGGGCCGAAATTCCTCTCGTTCGGCAACATCTCGATCATGGGCACCTTCCTGATCGTGCCGCTGATCGTCGGCGCCTTCTCCGGCATGGCGCTGCTCTCGGGCGTCGTCGACCTCTCCATCGGCTCGATGGTCGGATTCTCCTCGGCGGCATTCGCCTTGCTGATCTCGCTCGGTTGGGATCCGGCCAGCGCCGCGGCGGTGACGCTCGTCGCCTGCCTCTGCTTCGGCGGCATCAACGCCATCGCCATTGTGGGCTTCGGCGCCGAACCGATCGCCGCGACGCTCGGCATGCTGGTGGCGCTGCGCGGCATCGCCTGGGTGCTGCTCGGTTCGCAGGGCGCCATCTTCGCCTTCAACATCGACATGTTCAACCTGGTCAGCACCACGGTGTTCGGCTTGCCGCTGTTCTTCCTTCTCGCCATCGGCTTGACCGCCATGGCTGCGGTGATCGTCACCAGGACCCGTATCGGCCGGCACGTGCAGGCGGTGGGCGGCGACGACAAGGCGGCGGCGCGCGCCGGTATCTCCGTGCGCAAAGTCCGCGTCGCCGCACTGCTGCTCTCGTCCTTCGGCGCCGGGCTCGGCGGCATCATCTACGCTGCGCAGCTCGGCAGCGCCGCGCGCGCCACCGGCGTCGGCCTCGAGTTCCAGGTCTATGCCGCGCTGATGATCGGCGGCTACTCGATCCTGCGGGGCGGCGTCGGCAACCCGGTCGGCGGTGCGCTCGGTCTCCTCGCGGTGGCCGGCGTCAGCAACATTCTCGATCTCAAGGCCATCAGCCCCTACTACGTAAACATCATTGTCGGTCTGCTGCTGCTGGCCGCAGTCCTGCTCGACCGCCTGCGCGGCGGCGACGCCTACGAATAA